One Curtobacterium sp. MCLR17_007 DNA window includes the following coding sequences:
- a CDS encoding ATP-binding protein, translating to MTGTAVADHRLEFASPPDDVTCVHDFLAAVWGAEPSVGIEDRMAFELAVVELASNVVEHAGGGERVACSLSLAVSGRELEAELTDDGLPASVDPAGAALPDASAESGRGLALVGMVVDELRYERAGDRNHWTVRRGRV from the coding sequence ATGACCGGCACCGCCGTGGCTGACCACCGTCTGGAGTTCGCGTCGCCGCCCGACGACGTCACGTGCGTGCACGACTTCCTCGCCGCGGTCTGGGGTGCCGAACCCTCGGTCGGCATCGAGGACCGCATGGCCTTCGAGCTCGCCGTCGTCGAGCTCGCCTCGAACGTCGTCGAGCACGCCGGTGGCGGCGAGCGGGTCGCCTGCTCACTGTCGCTCGCGGTGAGCGGCCGCGAACTCGAGGCGGAACTCACCGACGATGGTCTGCCCGCGTCCGTCGATCCCGCCGGTGCCGCACTGCCGGACGCGTCGGCCGAGAGCGGCCGGGGGCTGGCGCTGGTCGGCATGGTCGTCGACGAACTCCGGTACGAGCGTGCCGGCGACCGGAACCACTGGACCGTCCGGCGCGGTCGGGTCTGA
- a CDS encoding phosphoenolpyruvate carboxylase, which produces MTAIDGSTRFGSARDHVSGAVDSDLRADVRYLGSLLGRVLRESGGDDLLQDVESLRAAVITAYEGDDADGAARAEAVVAALSPERAEEVARAFTTYFHLANLAEEHHRVRVLRQRGDDGGVAGDSFPATYAELVDQVGADEAAARLDALRFHPVLTAHPTEARRRAVTTAVRRITDLIDERDRAKNATARAENERRLLEEITNLLRTSPLRTTRPTPLDEVRTAMSVFDQTLFEIVPQVYRLLDDRLLGDDAGSGPVRAPAFVRFGTWIGGDRDGNPFVTADITRQAAEIAAEHILLGLARAATRIGSTLTLDASETPADAGLTALVAAQEALDPDIAERIGIRAPNETHRRALLFTAARIDATRRGDAPLAYDAPEAFLADLRTIQTSLVAAGAARPAHGELQNLIWQVETFGFHLAELEVRQHSQVHRTALAEIRAGGTLSETTEEVLAVFRTIAGLQRRYGVRAANRYIVSFTQSAADLANVHELAVAALGSEQDAPVLDVIPLFETFADLHASVDILDEAVRTAAFQRRLAATGRKLEVMLGYSDSSKDVGPVSANLALYDAQARIARWAVEHDVELTLFHGRGGSLGRGGGPANEAVLAQPPGSIDGRLKLTEQGEVIFAQYGDQDIAARHLEQMASATLFASSPSNESRTQAAAERFADLAQQLDDVSREAFYGLVKADGFAPWFARVTPMEEIGLLPLGSRPARRGLSVESLEDLRAIPWVFSWTQARINLAGWYGLGSALEAVGDVELLRTAYAEWPLFGAMIKNVAMSLAKTDEHIARRYLDLADRDDLASAVLDEMVRTRDWVLRISGGSDVLEDRPVLARAVRLRSPYVDALSHLQLRALRAIRTSGSTDPTDADHRLLLLTVNGIAAGLQNTG; this is translated from the coding sequence ATGACGGCGATCGACGGCTCGACGCGCTTCGGCAGCGCACGTGACCACGTCAGCGGTGCGGTCGACAGCGACCTGCGCGCGGACGTCCGCTACCTCGGCAGCCTGCTCGGGCGGGTGCTCCGCGAGAGCGGCGGCGACGACCTGCTGCAGGACGTCGAGTCGCTCCGTGCGGCGGTCATCACGGCGTACGAGGGCGACGACGCGGACGGTGCTGCGCGGGCCGAGGCCGTCGTCGCGGCGTTGTCGCCGGAGCGGGCAGAAGAGGTCGCCCGCGCCTTCACGACGTACTTCCACCTGGCGAACCTGGCCGAGGAACACCACCGCGTGCGCGTCCTCCGTCAGCGTGGCGACGACGGCGGTGTCGCGGGCGACTCGTTCCCCGCCACCTACGCCGAACTCGTGGACCAGGTGGGCGCGGACGAGGCCGCCGCACGGCTCGACGCCCTCCGCTTCCACCCCGTGCTGACCGCCCACCCGACCGAGGCCCGTCGTCGCGCGGTCACGACGGCCGTCCGCCGCATCACCGACCTCATCGACGAGCGGGACCGCGCGAAGAACGCCACCGCGCGCGCCGAGAACGAACGGCGGCTACTCGAGGAGATCACGAACCTCCTGCGCACCTCGCCGCTCCGCACCACCCGGCCGACCCCGCTCGACGAGGTCCGAACGGCGATGAGCGTGTTCGACCAGACGCTGTTCGAGATCGTCCCGCAGGTCTACCGGCTGCTCGACGACCGGCTGCTCGGGGACGACGCGGGCAGCGGCCCGGTCCGGGCCCCGGCCTTCGTGCGCTTCGGCACGTGGATCGGCGGCGACCGGGACGGCAACCCGTTCGTCACCGCGGACATCACGCGCCAGGCCGCCGAGATCGCCGCCGAGCACATCCTGCTCGGGCTCGCCCGTGCCGCCACCCGCATCGGCAGCACCCTGACGCTCGACGCCAGCGAGACGCCCGCCGACGCCGGACTGACCGCGCTCGTGGCCGCCCAGGAAGCCCTCGACCCGGACATCGCCGAGCGCATCGGCATCCGCGCACCGAACGAGACCCACCGTCGCGCGCTGCTGTTCACGGCGGCCCGCATCGATGCGACCCGCCGCGGTGACGCACCCCTGGCGTACGACGCGCCCGAGGCGTTCCTTGCCGACCTGCGGACCATCCAGACGTCGCTCGTCGCGGCCGGCGCAGCACGCCCGGCCCACGGCGAACTGCAGAACCTCATCTGGCAGGTCGAGACCTTCGGGTTCCACCTGGCCGAGCTCGAGGTCCGCCAGCACTCCCAGGTACACCGCACCGCCCTGGCCGAGATCCGCGCGGGTGGCACGCTGAGCGAGACCACGGAAGAGGTCCTCGCCGTGTTCCGCACGATCGCCGGCCTGCAGCGTCGGTACGGCGTCCGTGCCGCGAACCGCTACATCGTCTCCTTCACCCAGTCGGCCGCCGACCTGGCGAACGTGCACGAGCTCGCCGTCGCCGCTCTGGGGTCCGAGCAGGACGCGCCCGTGCTCGACGTGATCCCGCTGTTCGAGACGTTCGCCGACCTGCACGCGAGCGTCGACATCCTCGACGAGGCCGTCCGCACCGCGGCGTTCCAGCGTCGTCTCGCCGCCACCGGCCGCAAGCTCGAGGTCATGCTCGGGTACTCCGACTCCTCGAAGGACGTCGGCCCGGTCTCGGCGAACCTCGCGCTCTACGACGCCCAGGCGCGCATCGCCCGCTGGGCCGTCGAGCACGACGTCGAGCTGACCCTCTTCCACGGCCGCGGCGGTTCGCTCGGACGCGGGGGTGGCCCCGCGAACGAGGCCGTGCTCGCGCAGCCACCCGGGTCCATCGACGGTCGGCTGAAGCTCACCGAGCAGGGCGAGGTCATCTTCGCCCAGTACGGCGACCAGGACATCGCGGCGCGGCACCTCGAGCAGATGGCGTCGGCGACCCTGTTCGCGTCGTCCCCGTCGAACGAGTCGCGGACCCAGGCTGCTGCCGAGCGCTTCGCCGACCTGGCGCAACAGCTCGACGACGTCTCCCGCGAGGCCTTCTACGGACTGGTCAAGGCCGACGGGTTCGCGCCCTGGTTCGCGCGGGTCACGCCGATGGAGGAGATCGGGCTGCTGCCGCTCGGGTCCCGCCCCGCGCGCCGCGGTCTGAGCGTCGAGTCGCTCGAGGACCTCCGCGCCATCCCGTGGGTGTTCTCCTGGACCCAGGCGCGCATCAACCTCGCCGGGTGGTACGGCCTGGGGTCCGCACTCGAGGCCGTCGGCGACGTCGAGCTGCTCCGCACCGCGTACGCCGAGTGGCCGCTGTTCGGGGCGATGATCAAGAACGTCGCGATGTCCCTGGCGAAGACGGACGAGCACATCGCCCGTCGCTACCTCGACCTCGCCGACCGCGACGACCTGGCGAGTGCCGTCCTCGACGAGATGGTCCGCACCCGCGACTGGGTCCTCCGCATCTCGGGCGGCTCGGACGTGCTCGAGGACCGTCCGGTGCTCGCCCGTGCGGTGCGCCTGCGCAGCCCGTACGTCGACGCCCTGTCGCACCTGCAGCTCCGGGCGCTCCGTGCCATCCGCACGTCGGGCAGCACCGACCCGACGGACGCCGACCACCGGCTGCTCCTGCTCACGGTGAACGGGATCGCCGCCGGCCTGCAGAACACCGGCTGA
- a CDS encoding STAS domain-containing protein, whose protein sequence is MDIVVHEAQTDAAVLECKGRLNMVSAPAFREAVAKVVGDGRNRVVVELSGVEFMDSSGLGALVGCLKTARQAGGDLRIAAPSDQVSMVLKLSNIDKILRTYPDGDAAVSTWA, encoded by the coding sequence ATGGACATCGTCGTACACGAGGCGCAGACGGACGCTGCCGTGCTGGAGTGCAAGGGCCGCCTGAACATGGTGTCGGCGCCGGCGTTCCGCGAAGCCGTCGCCAAGGTCGTCGGGGACGGCCGCAACCGAGTGGTCGTCGAGCTGTCGGGCGTCGAGTTCATGGACTCGTCCGGCCTCGGTGCGTTGGTCGGCTGCCTGAAGACCGCGCGGCAGGCCGGCGGGGACCTCCGCATCGCCGCGCCGTCGGACCAGGTCAGCATGGTCCTCAAGCTCTCCAACATCGACAAGATCCTGCGGACGTACCCGGACGGGGACGCCGCGGTGTCGACCTGGGCATGA
- a CDS encoding multidrug effflux MFS transporter, with the protein MTTERSRTRPRTQTTLPPIVPLALIVGVSPFATDMYIPALPTIARDLGTTPSAVQLSLTAFLVAFAVGQLLAGPVSDGIGRRPMLLGGTALFAVASLGCAVAPDVVTLVIGRVVEGLAGAAAAVAGRAMVSDVTEGPRMAKVFGTLAAINAIGPVVAPLVGGAVLTVASWRVMFVVLAVLGAVFFVLVLPFFHETLRPESRGGIGLAANWQRMRQLVQIPRFRAYLLTSVLSTIGFFAYIATSSFVFQTQFGFSEGLYTIVFATNATMMIVTTLVFRRVVGRFSEDALLTAGLLVGTLGAAGVLTSALLDLGPVPVWCSLAVVTAAWGFVLPAAMTRTQHIGAAHPGTAAALQGGLSFGLGGLGTPLAGLLGGTALAMGAVMVTLMAAAVVVQTIATRRAR; encoded by the coding sequence GTGACGACGGAGCGCAGCCGGACCAGACCCCGCACCCAGACGACCCTGCCGCCGATCGTCCCCCTGGCACTGATCGTGGGCGTGTCGCCGTTCGCGACCGACATGTACATCCCCGCACTGCCGACCATCGCGCGGGACCTCGGCACCACACCGAGCGCCGTCCAGCTGTCGTTGACGGCGTTCCTGGTGGCGTTCGCGGTCGGACAGCTGCTGGCCGGACCCGTCAGCGACGGGATCGGACGCCGGCCGATGCTCCTGGGCGGCACCGCGCTGTTCGCGGTCGCATCGCTCGGCTGTGCCGTCGCGCCGGACGTCGTGACGTTGGTCATCGGTCGTGTGGTCGAGGGACTCGCCGGCGCGGCGGCGGCGGTGGCCGGCCGGGCGATGGTCTCCGACGTGACGGAGGGACCGCGCATGGCGAAGGTGTTCGGCACCCTCGCGGCGATCAACGCGATCGGGCCGGTCGTCGCGCCGCTGGTCGGGGGAGCGGTCCTGACGGTCGCGTCCTGGCGCGTGATGTTCGTCGTCCTGGCGGTGCTCGGAGCGGTGTTCTTCGTGCTCGTGCTGCCGTTCTTCCACGAGACGCTCCGGCCGGAGTCCCGCGGTGGCATCGGACTTGCGGCGAACTGGCAGCGGATGCGGCAGCTCGTGCAGATCCCGCGGTTCCGGGCCTACCTGCTGACGTCCGTCCTGTCGACGATCGGGTTCTTCGCCTACATCGCCACGAGCTCGTTCGTGTTCCAGACGCAGTTCGGGTTCTCCGAGGGGCTCTACACGATCGTGTTCGCCACGAACGCCACGATGATGATCGTCACGACACTGGTGTTCCGACGCGTGGTCGGGCGGTTCTCCGAGGACGCGCTCCTGACCGCCGGGCTGCTCGTCGGGACGCTGGGTGCCGCCGGAGTGCTGACGTCGGCGCTGCTCGACCTCGGCCCGGTCCCGGTGTGGTGCTCGCTCGCCGTGGTCACGGCGGCGTGGGGCTTCGTGCTCCCCGCAGCCATGACGCGGACCCAGCACATCGGCGCGGCGCACCCGGGCACGGCGGCCGCACTGCAGGGCGGTCTGTCGTTCGGGCTCGGCGGCCTCGGCACGCCCCTCGCCGGACTGCTCGGTGGCACGGCGCTGGCGATGGGCGCGGTGATGGTGACGCTGATGGCAGCGGCGGTCGTGGTCCAGACGATCGCGACGCGACGAGCCCGGTGA